Proteins co-encoded in one Methanomassiliicoccales archaeon genomic window:
- the ruvA gene encoding Holliday junction branch migration protein RuvA (plays an essential role in ATP-dependent branch migration of the Holliday junction) — translation MVEFLHGRVAEKGEGQLVVALGGLGLKVFVPQRTVDSVSEGEEIHLYTALLAKEEGF, via the coding sequence ATGGTGGAGTTCCTGCACGGGCGAGTGGCGGAAAAGGGCGAGGGGCAGCTTGTGGTGGCCCTGGGCGGCCTGGGGCTTAAGGTGTTCGTCCCCCAAAGGACGGTGGATTCCGTAAGCGAAGGAGAAGAGATCCACCTTTACACCGCCCTTTTGGCCAAGGAGGAGGGCTTTGA